The following coding sequences are from one Pirellulales bacterium window:
- the efp gene encoding elongation factor P, giving the protein MPTYNTSDLKKGLKVKLDGDPYLIVECNFVKPGKGQALYKLRIRNLIRGTVIDRTLKSGDSIEAADVEEIEAQFLYQQLDKYVFMDSKTYEQYELTKDQLDDAWKFLKESMECRMVLYNNNPITITPPNHVVLKVTYAEPAVRGNTATNLSKPVKVETGAEFIVPAFVEQDESIKIDTRTGEYLERVKE; this is encoded by the coding sequence GTGCCGACGTACAACACCAGCGATCTGAAAAAAGGCCTCAAAGTCAAACTGGATGGCGACCCCTATTTGATTGTCGAGTGCAATTTTGTGAAGCCGGGCAAAGGGCAGGCGCTTTACAAGCTGCGCATCCGTAATCTGATTCGCGGCACGGTCATCGACCGCACGCTCAAGAGCGGCGACTCGATCGAGGCGGCCGATGTCGAGGAGATCGAAGCGCAGTTTCTTTACCAGCAGCTCGACAAATATGTCTTTATGGACAGCAAGACGTATGAGCAATACGAGCTGACCAAAGATCAGTTGGACGACGCCTGGAAGTTTCTCAAGGAGTCGATGGAGTGCCGCATGGTGCTCTACAACAACAACCCGATCACCATCACACCGCCCAATCACGTGGTGCTCAAAGTCACCTACGCCGAGCCGGCCGTGCGCGGCAACACCGCCACCAACCTTTCGAAACCGGTGAAGGTGGAGACCGGCGCCGAGTTTATTGTGCCCGCCTTTGTTGAGCAGGACGAATCGATCAAGATCGACACCCGCACCGGCGAGTATCTGGAACGCGTCAAGGAGTGA
- the genX gene encoding EF-P lysine aminoacylase GenX, whose product MFAPSASWAALRARAEMFARVRRFFDTRGFLEVDTPALSADVVVDRHLDPLAVTVPDDPRRPAIGRQLWLQTSPEFHMKRLLAAGSGPIYQLCRVFRGGEKGRRHNPEFTMLEWYQPGASYRQGMDLLAELAGELLGGGATERISYREMFIAHAGIDPLRATLDDFVALVRQRGSAPPGSLDAEDRDGWLDWLLVELVEPKLAERGPTIVFDYPGSQAALAQTRVEADGVIVAERFELYAQGIELANGYHELLDADELARRSQAANEQRRRDGKGALPVESRLLAAMRGGLPPSVGVALGLDRALMIALGARTVQEVMPFPIDIA is encoded by the coding sequence ATGTTCGCACCGAGCGCTAGTTGGGCCGCGCTGCGCGCCCGCGCTGAAATGTTCGCACGCGTGCGACGGTTTTTCGACACACGTGGTTTTCTGGAAGTCGACACGCCGGCGTTGTCGGCCGACGTGGTGGTGGATCGGCATCTCGACCCCCTTGCGGTGACTGTGCCCGACGATCCTCGGCGGCCTGCCATCGGCCGCCAGTTGTGGCTGCAAACTTCGCCCGAGTTCCACATGAAGCGGCTCTTGGCCGCTGGCTCGGGACCGATCTATCAGCTTTGCCGCGTGTTTCGTGGTGGGGAGAAGGGACGCCGGCACAATCCCGAGTTCACCATGCTCGAATGGTACCAACCGGGAGCGAGCTATCGCCAAGGCATGGACCTACTGGCGGAGTTGGCCGGGGAACTGCTCGGCGGCGGCGCCACCGAGCGCATCAGTTACCGCGAGATGTTCATCGCGCATGCAGGCATCGACCCACTGCGCGCCACGTTGGATGATTTTGTCGCTTTGGTTCGGCAGCGCGGCAGTGCGCCACCCGGCAGTCTCGACGCGGAGGATCGTGACGGCTGGCTCGATTGGCTGTTGGTCGAACTGGTCGAGCCGAAACTCGCTGAACGCGGGCCGACGATCGTCTTTGACTATCCGGGTAGCCAGGCGGCGCTAGCGCAAACTCGCGTTGAGGCAGACGGCGTGATCGTCGCCGAGCGGTTTGAGTTGTATGCGCAAGGGATAGAGCTTGCCAATGGCTACCACGAACTGCTCGACGCCGACGAGTTGGCGCGGCGCAGTCAGGCCGCGAACGAGCAGCGCCGGCGCGATGGAAAGGGGGCGTTGCCGGTCGAAAGCCGGTTGCTGGCCGCGATGCGCGGCGGCCTGCCGCCGTCGGTCGGCGTGGCGCTTGGACTTGACCGGGCGCTGATGATCGCGTTGGGCGCGCGGACGGTACAGGAAGTGATGCCGTTTCCGATCGATATTGCCTGA
- a CDS encoding PEP-CTERM sorting domain-containing protein (PEP-CTERM proteins occur, often in large numbers, in the proteomes of bacteria that also encode an exosortase, a predicted intramembrane cysteine proteinase. The presence of a PEP-CTERM domain at a protein's C-terminus predicts cleavage within the sorting domain, followed by covalent anchoring to some some component of the (usually Gram-negative) cell surface. Many PEP-CTERM proteins exhibit an unusual sequence composition that includes large numbers of potential glycosylation sites. Expression of one such protein has been shown restore the ability of a bacterium to form floc, a type of biofilm.), with product MSWTTCFCLASVRRKTPLLAGGVAILLAAFTAVPVFADADGSVGQDFFNLSAGTVNEGDSITASAQFNVSPASESGFAGTTTRTFNGNTLNVSAPGSVQGGSSPSAGGGSATQGFTTGPLTYTQNGTYNVSYNQSLSWHWQENASYGTGNPSGDSSGAVADLRTLTVLNVAPTATSLVLSSTTINEGQSIAAQVLATDPGADTVNFFVNGNGAGLDGNTTPGSTRASNLVGLGPYYQTGPTPQVYAVTGQAQDSDGALSNLLTQSLTVLNLPPVIASINFNSFVQGPSGATVSFIGSASDPGLDTLSFAWDLDNDGFFDNDSSNPTSPLYYTPGHYKVNLLVSDGDGGTATQSFEFDIIPEPASVVMLGLGCLLAAAMFRRRKNRS from the coding sequence GTGAGTTGGACAACTTGTTTCTGCCTTGCGTCAGTACGACGCAAGACACCGCTACTGGCAGGCGGTGTCGCTATTCTCTTGGCTGCGTTCACCGCAGTCCCAGTCTTCGCCGACGCTGATGGAAGCGTGGGGCAAGACTTTTTCAACCTCTCCGCGGGCACGGTCAACGAAGGTGATTCAATCACCGCCTCGGCCCAGTTCAATGTCAGCCCGGCCAGCGAGTCTGGCTTTGCCGGCACGACCACACGGACTTTCAATGGCAACACGTTGAACGTGTCTGCTCCCGGCAGCGTGCAAGGTGGTTCGTCTCCCAGCGCGGGGGGCGGTAGCGCCACGCAGGGCTTCACCACCGGTCCGCTCACCTACACTCAGAACGGCACCTATAACGTCTCCTACAATCAGAGCCTCTCGTGGCATTGGCAGGAGAACGCCTCGTACGGCACCGGCAATCCGAGTGGCGATTCGAGCGGTGCCGTCGCCGACTTGCGCACTCTGACCGTGCTCAACGTCGCTCCCACCGCAACCAGCTTGGTGCTCTCCAGCACGACCATCAACGAAGGTCAATCGATTGCGGCACAGGTGCTGGCGACTGATCCCGGCGCCGACACCGTCAACTTCTTTGTGAATGGCAACGGCGCCGGCCTCGACGGCAACACCACCCCTGGTTCGACTCGCGCGTCGAATCTCGTTGGCCTTGGCCCGTACTATCAAACCGGACCGACTCCGCAAGTCTATGCGGTGACTGGTCAGGCGCAGGATAGTGACGGCGCGCTTTCGAACTTGCTGACGCAAAGCCTGACCGTGCTCAATTTGCCGCCGGTAATCGCCAGCATCAACTTCAATTCGTTTGTGCAAGGCCCGAGCGGCGCCACTGTGTCGTTTATCGGCAGCGCCAGCGACCCCGGCTTGGACACCCTGTCTTTTGCTTGGGACCTGGACAACGACGGATTCTTCGACAACGACTCGAGTAATCCGACCTCCCCGCTGTACTACACCCCGGGTCACTACAAGGTGAACCTGCTGGTGTCGGACGGCGACGGCGGCACGGCGACACAGAGCTTCGAGTTCGACATCATCCCCGAGCCTGCTTCGGTGGTGATGCTTGGTCTCGGCTGCCTGCTAGCTGCAGCCATGTTCCGGCGTCGCAAGAACCGGAGCTAG
- a CDS encoding DUF4157 domain-containing protein — protein MTKTIYLCGRTLIYLWASPWSAVGLIVGLAGLATGGGCRRRGPILEFWGGWVTGGLAKVPGVAGASAMTLGHVVLGLDQATLDGARQHELVHVRQYERWGPLFVPAYLTCSLVLWTQGRAGYWDNPFECEAYQTATGPDSGLV, from the coding sequence ATGACCAAAACCATCTACCTCTGCGGCCGAACACTCATCTACCTCTGGGCCAGTCCCTGGTCGGCCGTGGGCCTAATCGTGGGCCTGGCTGGTCTGGCGACCGGTGGGGGCTGCCGCCGCCGAGGCCCCATCCTGGAGTTCTGGGGTGGCTGGGTAACAGGCGGACTGGCCAAAGTACCCGGTGTGGCCGGCGCGTCGGCCATGACGCTTGGGCATGTGGTGCTGGGATTGGATCAGGCAACCCTGGATGGGGCTCGCCAGCACGAACTGGTTCATGTACGCCAGTATGAGCGCTGGGGCCCCCTGTTCGTCCCCGCCTATCTCACGTGTTCGCTGGTGCTTTGGACGCAAGGCCGGGCGGGCTATTGGGATAACCCGTTCGAGTGCGAGGCATATCAGACAGCGACCGGGCCAGATTCTGGTCTCGTATGA
- a CDS encoding WD40 repeat domain-containing protein, translating into MKHTANSHSHRERQSVAPPRNLCPLCQTAVEHNADAPGKSLVCPSCHLVFGREARPISPAHLEPKRSPTVEAQAQSSRVDDWIGPATVVATVTAAAAITPSPQRRGARFSRVTGLVAVSLVLLTGLSIGSFLVVGQLIAEVRQLRDANRVADQARQQAIGERDEAEQRVRLALADRLARSSQELLTESPKRSALLASEAVTVALVGGQPPAAQAEQTLRDALSTLDSNGLGGHTDCISAVAISADSRLLVTGSHDNTARLWDLSAKYTAAAPLVLTGHEGRISSICISHDNSWLVTGSYDGTARVWNLKSKDPTATPTILRGHNGRVTAVAISPDSRWLVTASGGLGRKDNEVHLWDLTSDDPAANGRLLTGHDQVVLSLAISSDSRMLLTGSADRTARLWDLTADDPSLTSIALTGHGESVQTVTFSPDLHWAITASLDSVARVWDLTAPNPAEAAVELHGHRGWIRALAVSPDSHWLVTAGEDKTARLWDLTLPDPNLRTFTLVGHEASIQAVAITPDSRRLATASLDKTARLWDLSAPSDEMRPIVLHGHDGPLQAIAISADNHWLVTGGDDHLARVWNLNLNELTDFARDLAKGDPVIEELRRCFLEPVTANKLR; encoded by the coding sequence ATGAAGCATACAGCGAACTCACACAGTCATCGCGAACGCCAAAGTGTTGCGCCGCCGCGGAATTTGTGTCCGCTGTGCCAGACTGCCGTCGAGCACAACGCCGACGCGCCTGGCAAATCGCTGGTTTGCCCCTCGTGTCATCTGGTGTTCGGCCGCGAAGCTCGCCCCATTTCTCCCGCACATTTAGAACCTAAACGCTCGCCGACCGTCGAGGCGCAAGCGCAGTCGTCGCGCGTCGATGATTGGATCGGGCCAGCGACGGTGGTTGCCACCGTGACCGCCGCGGCCGCGATTACTCCCAGTCCGCAGCGCCGCGGCGCGAGGTTTTCGCGCGTGACCGGCCTGGTGGCCGTCTCCCTGGTGCTGCTGACGGGGCTTTCGATTGGTTCGTTCCTGGTGGTGGGCCAACTCATCGCCGAGGTGCGTCAACTGCGCGACGCTAATCGGGTGGCCGATCAAGCGCGGCAACAGGCTATTGGCGAACGTGACGAAGCGGAGCAGCGAGTACGACTGGCGCTGGCCGATCGACTGGCCAGATCGTCGCAAGAGCTTTTGACCGAGTCGCCCAAACGCAGCGCGCTGTTGGCCAGCGAGGCCGTGACGGTCGCTCTCGTGGGCGGACAACCGCCGGCCGCCCAGGCCGAGCAGACGTTGCGCGACGCGCTTTCGACCCTCGACAGCAACGGTTTGGGCGGGCACACCGATTGCATTTCGGCGGTGGCCATCAGCGCCGATAGCCGATTGCTGGTCACGGGCAGCCACGACAATACCGCTCGGCTGTGGGACCTGTCGGCCAAATACACCGCCGCTGCCCCCTTGGTGCTAACAGGCCACGAAGGGCGCATTAGTTCGATCTGCATCAGCCACGACAATAGCTGGCTGGTCACTGGCAGCTACGATGGAACCGCGCGGGTGTGGAACCTTAAGAGCAAGGATCCCACCGCCACTCCCACGATCCTCCGTGGGCATAACGGCCGTGTCACCGCGGTGGCGATCAGCCCCGATAGCCGTTGGCTGGTCACGGCCAGCGGCGGGTTAGGTCGCAAAGACAACGAAGTGCATCTTTGGGACTTGACTTCGGATGACCCCGCCGCCAACGGTCGCCTTCTGACCGGACACGATCAGGTGGTCCTTTCATTGGCGATCAGCTCCGACAGTCGCATGCTGCTCACCGGCAGCGCCGATCGAACGGCGCGGCTGTGGGATCTGACCGCCGACGATCCCTCGCTGACCAGCATTGCGCTGACTGGCCATGGCGAATCGGTGCAGACCGTGACATTTTCGCCCGATCTGCACTGGGCGATTACGGCCAGTCTCGACAGCGTCGCGCGGGTTTGGGATTTGACGGCGCCCAACCCGGCGGAGGCAGCGGTCGAACTGCATGGGCATCGCGGTTGGATTCGCGCCTTGGCGGTCAGCCCCGACAGCCATTGGCTAGTCACCGCTGGCGAAGACAAGACGGCGCGGCTGTGGGATCTGACCTTGCCCGACCCCAACTTGCGGACGTTCACGCTGGTAGGGCACGAGGCGTCGATTCAGGCAGTGGCCATCACGCCCGATAGCCGGCGACTGGCGACAGCCAGCCTGGACAAGACGGCGCGGCTGTGGGACCTCTCCGCCCCATCAGACGAGATGCGTCCGATAGTGCTGCACGGTCACGACGGCCCGCTGCAAGCAATCGCCATTAGCGCCGACAACCATTGGCTTGTCACCGGCGGCGACGACCACCTGGCTCGAGTTTGGAACCTCAATCTCAACGAGCTGACCGACTTCGCCCGCGATTTGGCGAAGGGCGATCCGGTGATCGAAGAGTTGCGCCGCTGCTTCTTGGAGCCAGTCACCGCCAACAAGTTGCGTTGA
- a CDS encoding M20/M25/M40 family metallo-hydrolase produces the protein MTLHKITLRSMLSLSVLVAAILTASAVCAAERHAAAEARLSSAVQLLAADELEGRGVGLAGLDRAADYIAAQFREIGLKIDLYNGTPFQKFELNVGARLGEVNHLALVGPAGQRVNLDLRDQFIPLPLGGSGEFDLPLVFAGYGITAKDEGYDDYADLDVRGKAVIVLRHEPQQDDPDSAFEGKKTSQFAPLSRKISNAYEHGAAAVLFCSTEHGVLKQLASDRRKQKEGEAPSEAEQLARADALLKFDRVSGEEDGRDFPVLHLQRAPIDAALEAALKTNLATLEKQIDHDFKPRTQELAGWRAQGQVTVVREKATVKNVLGVLEGEGPLANETIVVGAHYDHLGRGGAGSLAPGSDDIHNGADDNASGAAALIEVARRLAEREGKLPRRVLFIAFTGEERGLLGSAYYVKHPLFPLADTIAMLNMDMVGRLRDDKLIVYGTGTSDALVKLLDATNAQFQFKLSKQPAGFGPSDQTSFYAKQIPVLHYFTGIHSDYHRPSDDTEKLNIEGMSRIADMVVETTVLLAEAKERPDYKSTGAGHGQLGGGGGDGDRPYFGSIPEFGVADPGYAISGVTKGSPAEKGGLLAGDIIIQVGDSKIGSLEDFDSALRKHKGGEKVPVVVRRAGKEVTLEVTLGEPR, from the coding sequence GTGACCCTGCACAAGATCACCTTGCGATCGATGCTTTCCCTCTCTGTACTGGTCGCGGCGATTCTGACGGCATCCGCTGTTTGCGCCGCGGAACGGCATGCCGCCGCCGAGGCGCGATTGTCCAGCGCCGTGCAATTGCTGGCCGCCGACGAGCTAGAGGGGCGCGGTGTGGGACTGGCCGGCCTCGATCGCGCTGCCGACTACATCGCTGCTCAGTTTCGCGAGATTGGCCTCAAGATCGATCTCTACAACGGCACGCCGTTCCAAAAGTTCGAGTTGAACGTCGGCGCCCGGCTGGGCGAGGTCAACCACTTGGCGCTAGTGGGCCCCGCAGGCCAACGCGTGAACCTGGACCTGCGCGACCAGTTCATCCCGCTCCCGCTCGGTGGTTCGGGCGAGTTCGATCTGCCGCTGGTCTTTGCCGGCTACGGCATCACCGCCAAGGACGAAGGCTACGACGACTATGCCGACCTCGATGTGCGCGGCAAGGCGGTGATCGTGTTGCGCCATGAGCCGCAGCAAGACGATCCCGACAGCGCTTTTGAGGGGAAGAAGACGTCGCAATTCGCTCCACTATCGCGCAAGATCTCCAACGCCTACGAGCATGGCGCCGCCGCGGTGCTGTTTTGCTCCACCGAGCACGGCGTGCTCAAGCAACTGGCCTCCGACCGCCGCAAGCAAAAAGAGGGGGAGGCGCCCAGCGAAGCCGAACAACTGGCGCGGGCCGATGCGCTGCTCAAATTCGATCGTGTTTCGGGAGAGGAGGATGGACGCGACTTCCCGGTGCTGCACCTGCAACGTGCGCCAATCGACGCCGCGCTCGAAGCGGCCCTCAAGACCAATCTGGCCACTCTGGAAAAACAGATTGATCACGACTTCAAGCCGCGCACGCAAGAGCTGGCCGGCTGGCGCGCGCAGGGGCAGGTGACCGTGGTGCGAGAAAAAGCGACCGTCAAGAATGTGCTCGGCGTGCTCGAAGGCGAAGGCCCGTTGGCCAACGAGACGATTGTGGTCGGCGCCCATTACGACCATCTGGGACGCGGCGGCGCCGGTTCATTAGCGCCCGGCAGCGACGATATCCACAACGGCGCCGACGACAACGCCTCGGGCGCCGCGGCGCTGATCGAAGTCGCGCGCCGCCTGGCCGAGCGCGAAGGCAAGTTGCCCCGCCGCGTGCTGTTTATCGCCTTCACCGGCGAAGAGCGCGGACTGCTCGGCAGCGCCTACTACGTCAAGCATCCATTGTTCCCGCTGGCCGACACCATCGCCATGCTCAATATGGACATGGTGGGCAGGCTTCGCGACGACAAGCTCATTGTCTACGGCACCGGCACTTCCGATGCGTTGGTCAAACTGCTCGACGCGACCAATGCGCAGTTTCAATTCAAACTCAGCAAACAACCCGCCGGCTTTGGCCCCAGCGACCAGACGTCGTTCTACGCCAAGCAGATTCCGGTGCTGCATTACTTCACCGGCATCCATTCCGATTATCATCGCCCCAGCGACGACACCGAGAAGCTGAACATCGAAGGGATGTCGCGCATCGCTGATATGGTGGTCGAAACTACCGTCCTGCTCGCCGAAGCCAAAGAACGACCCGACTACAAATCCACCGGCGCCGGACATGGACAACTCGGTGGCGGCGGTGGGGATGGCGATCGTCCCTATTTTGGCAGCATCCCCGAGTTCGGCGTGGCCGATCCGGGTTATGCCATCAGCGGCGTCACCAAGGGCAGTCCCGCGGAAAAGGGGGGATTGTTGGCCGGCGACATCATCATTCAAGTCGGCGATAGCAAGATCGGCAGCCTGGAAGACTTCGACAGCGCGCTGCGCAAGCACAAAGGGGGAGAAAAAGTGCCGGTGGTGGTCCGCCGCGCTGGCAAAGAGGTGACGCTCGAGGTCACGCTCGGAGAACCCAGATAA